Within Salvia splendens isolate huo1 chromosome 21, SspV2, whole genome shotgun sequence, the genomic segment CATCTGCCTCCACACAATCAGCCCAGCCCCAGTCAAAGTGGCTTCCAACTTGACCCTTCAGATCAATGTGATGGTTCTTAGGGCCtccacagtggggcgccctaaagcccgctctatgcaccgtcacgtcagtattttatcttcctcctattccacctgcagtggagcgtcctaagcattttactattattttgttaattaatttaaatgtttccaaatatataaatgcaaacttagaaaaaacacaacgattaactaagaacggcaaaaaattcattgattataAAAAACGTTACAcgggttagaaataaaaaaattgactatgctacaaaagccccaacttccggctcAACTTATCGATCAACCTCTGGAGGAATTCGGCTCTGGCCGGATTcgtacacttcataagggcattgtgcgtatccaacaacgtTCGTGCCGTCGAAGCCGTTGCTAAATCCGCGTAGGCAAGTGTCaccggggtcggggtcgggatcggcgataggggggcgaggaggatgtcgccttcgccttccctttgttcttcgcagccttgacgcctatgggacgccgccgggaggacatcggtgtgccggaagtctcttcctccgtgcacgtctggttgaggtccaccggacgagttccgctttagCTGGTAGTCtaaccaccagtgtcggtggtcttcgtcctcttcgccgcACCGGTGTACAGAATCCCGCCTTGAAGTGCctagatgttgaaatgcttgaagtcgtcgtacatggactggtacgacaacaacgttctatcgcgcacgtcgctcaagctctcgccacttccctgatccctcgagtacttctcgtactccgccgcgaacaggttgacttgcttcttcacctgatcccagtgcttgcagAGCTGCTtccgttggcgcttgtacgcgctcggcggcttcgcctcattgtagcgctcagCGATGCGCTCCTAGTACGCGAGCTGcctttggttgttcgcgaatatccggtcctccgatatatccacccaacacctcgccaagacgagggtttcatccggctggtagttcgtacggccggggcgtactcttcacaagttgtcggaggtggcaacttgtgcgCCCAGTGcttggtccgcttctttctggcgggggcgggggcggcgtcggcagggcgagttggagacagctccatgtcggagagaccgtacgaatccgtactgaagtccggatcgtactgcgtgttggcgtcgaacgaccgatattcaccaggttgtgtacccggccatcgtgcgccatctccaaacatcgggctactaggacttgagtatccaccggaatccattttatagtaaTTTGAGAGTGTAAAAGTTAATcaaaaagttacaaatgaacagtgaagctggggtatatatataacaaaattttcgaattaaaaaaaaaactataatgCATTGCATCGTCCgtgtcgcccacagtgggcggacgatggcgtgaacgatgccctatcgtccgcggagccacagtggcggacgatagcgcgcccgatgcatccagcgcgctatcgtccgccccactgtggatggccttaagaCGTACAAGTCATCGATCctcatcgggcgcgctatcgtccgccccactgtgaaTGGCCTTAAGACGTACAAGTCATCGATCCTCAAGGACATGCTGGTGATGTCTGAAAATCGAGCGACAATGTCATCATACACTGATTCGGCTGCtcgagaaaaaaaatactatatgaGAATTTAGATGATGATGCTTGAAAGGGTGAGTGTTCGAATTTCTGTTCtgattttttcttaatctcatcTGATTCTACaatctaattttttataaaaaaaattaaatccgaATCAAATTGATAATCTGAAAATCTGAATCCAAAAATTGGAAATCCGAACCAAGAAAACAGGTCATAACTAAAATATCcaaaattgcataaaaatatTCTAAAACCAAAACTCCAAATATTATACTCtcccgtcccacaagaatatgcactctttcttttttagtacgttccacaagaatatgcactttctaattttggtaactctttttttctctaatgaggtgagactcattctccactaataatactttaattactttttctctctacctctctcttattttaccaattttgcattaaaacccccactgaacccaaagtgcatattctttggatACGGATGTTTAGTACTATGTGCTATGTTGAGCAACGAGACACACTTACTAAGTTTTCTCTACTATGTTTATACTTTTCCacatatctttattttttattgttctACACCAAAATTCTAAACTCTTTATTCTTTGATCTCGATAAAATCATCACCATAACATTCATTACAATCTCCAACACAAATGCCAAATCATCAAATATACCAATAGAAAGAAAGTTTCACGATCTCCGGAAACTCCACAACAAATAGAGTTTTACTATATTGCATATCGTTGCGGTTGAAACTATATTGTGGCTGAAAAGGACAATGTTATCGTGGATACTATATGCTATACAAatctacaattttttttaattattaattttatattaaaatccgTGTAATCATTACCAAGATCTTCATTGTAAATAGGAGTAGTAAATACTCGCTGGTTGAATAATTAATATACGTAATGCTTTAATATATTATCTATATATGACATTTTGGTAGAAACATATAAAAATGGACAGATCCGACGCAATTTACGCTGATTTCGGCAATTTCTTCTCTCTCATCACTCAACTTGTCGACAAAGGATAAGATTTTTATTGCATTCTTGTGAAACAATGGCGTCTTGTGACACCCAAAACTTTGTACACCAAAGTGGATTCGCATGCAAGTTCACATGCAGTAGCCTTACTTTTTTAGTTTAGGTAATTTCATTGGCTCACATATATATTCCATcaaaataaatacacatttgAATTTGACCAATCACGGGTTCAACAGCTTCacaaaatgttaaaattttgCAGCTGCAAAGCTTCAATTTTTTGGGGCCCACTTCTGCCTGTTTAATGTCAAGATTGCTGTCACTACTCAATCATGCCTTAACCACTATATGCAATGTAGTACTTATAATTTCAATTAAGAAGAATTTTAGTGGAAACTCATAATTTTGATATGATATCTCAAAAAAAGTAAACATCTTGTGGTTTTGTAGACAATCTAAGACAGCACATAGTTTTGGACTCCATTTTGCCTATAAAAGAATTGGTTTGCAACACATCCATACCTACCCCTCTCAATCATGGGCAACCCCAATCTCTTCCAAACCCTAATTCTTCTTCTCAACTTGGGGTTTTTGCACCTCTCCCTAGCATGCCCATATTGTCCAAACCCAAGCCCTAAACACCCACCAAAGGTCAAGCCACCGCCGCCTTGCCCGCCCGAGTCGCCACCCTCTCATCACCATACCCCTCATGTGCCTAAGCCACCCATCCACCACCCCCCTAACCACCCGAACCCATCACCGCACGTGCCTAAACCCCCCGTTCCCCGCCCCCCGCTCAACCCTAAACCGCCACATACCCCTAAACCCCCCATTGTATACCCCCCGGTCAACCCTAAACCACCCATTGTATACCCCCCGGTCAACCCTAAACCACCCATTGTATACCCCCCGGTTAACCCTAAACCACCCGTTGTCTATCCCCCGGTTAACCCTAAACCACCCGTTGTCTATCCCCCGGTAAACCCTAAACCGCCCGTTGTATACCCCCCAGTTAACCCTAAACCACCCGTTGTATACCCCCCAGTTAACCCTAAACCACCCGTTGTCTATCCCCCGGTAAACCCTAAACCGCCCGTTGTATACCCCCCGGTTAACCCTAAACCGCCCGTTGTATACCCTCCGGTCACCCCGGCCCCACCAACCAATCCCGGCCCCCCAACCGTGACCCCACCGACAACTCCAACCCTACCGCCGCCAGAGACGCCATGTCCGCCGCCTCCACCGCCCGTGTCGCCGCCACAAACATGCCCGACGCTGAAGCTAGACGCGTGTGTGGACGTGCTAGGCGGCTTGATCCACATAGGGATCGGAAGCGGGGCGAAGGAGACGTGCTGCCCGGTCCTCGGCGGGCTGCTGGACCTAGACGCGGCGCTGTGCCTCTGCACGACCATTAAAGCGAAGCTgctcaacatcaacatcatcattccTATAGCTCTTCAACTCCTCCTCGAATGCGGGAAGACTCCACCTTCTGGCTTCCAATGCGCTGCTTGAACAATCTATGCTACCTTTCTCCAAAATTAATTGTGTTAGGGCTTAtcgtttcctttttttttttgaatttgcgTTGTAATTTTCTGATTCGAAACGAACGTTGGTACTACTATTCGTAACATGGATTTatctttttttgctttttttttacttgagaTTTGATgcaaatgaattattagtaacAACGTGCAGGCATGAATTATTGAAGCCTACTTGATTATTCACTGTGCACAAAAAAGGTTCACggataatatttaatcaatttagAAATTTATGGGCCATCGTCAACCTTTATGGCAGTGTTAAATCATGTATTTTGGCTTTTTCCTGATTTTATCCGATGCCTTTATTTCTATATTATTCACGTGCCTCATTTAGTCATTTGtcatttccatagtattttaattttgtcgAGTGTCATTTCCTTAGTGTACATGACAATTTACATAAGGAATTAATCGTGTTCAACATATATTAGGTCGAAAGAGGGAGTGGGCTTTGTTATCTAAACTAATATTATCAGAATAACTGTGGATAGTTATCATCTAAAAATAATTATCAGAAATTTTGTAATATATGTCAcctaaatataaaaagaaaaaagctTTTTAAAAGTGCAAAATAGTACGAACTTGATATATTGGTTTATTTGTAAAAAGTGTGATGAGGGCCGAGAAATGAATTCGGGATTAGGCCCAAAAACATTCTGagattatactatataatatgttgAGTAGAATTCTGAGCCCAATAGggatttatatactagtaccTTTGTTTTCAGTCcaattaaaaattcaatttgTTGAGTGGAATTTTTAATTGTCTTAAAATTATTGTCTaatttgttaattatggagtctaatttatctcctaccatgtttatgatttgtttccttgaagtattttttccttgtgatatatgtttcctagtttgactagaattagggctctctagttgcttataaatagaggtgctccatcattgttaaattatgcttattctgaaattatatagtgaaatccctggcttggcatcgcccccagacgtagatacacattgtatcgaactgtgtcaacaatttcttgtgttcattctctttcatattcgtgattgcctatgtttatttcccaacaactggtatcaatagcctagggtttaagaggcagaaatcacgatggggatcgacgagaaaattgctgtagagaagttcgacggatctgatttcggattttggaagatgcagattgaggattacctgtacggtaaagatctctggaagcctttaaaaaccaaacccgaaaagatggaacaagaggagtgggagctgctggaTAGAAAAGTgatgagcgcgattaggctatcgttgtccaaggatgtggcttatcacacgactgcagcaaagtcgacaaaggagatgatgaagatcttggaggacatgtatcagaaaccatcaacgacaaacaaggtacatctgattagacgattgtttaattttagaatgcaagagggaaagctggtgcaacaacatctcaacgagttcaacatgattacttcgcaactgaactcggttgatataaaattcgatgatgaaattcgtgccctgattgtgctatcgtctctgcctgagagttgggctggcacagtgacagcagttactgctgcagagacaaacctaacagttgacagagtaagagatctgatgattggtgaggaagttcGCCGGAGAGAATCAGGATCTTCTACTTCGGGATCAGCACTGAATACAGAATAGAGAGAcagatcgaagggaaagcaaaatcgtggaagatcaaattccagaggaaggagccaatccaagaaggatttgaataaagttaaatgctggaattgtgatgagtttgggcattttagaaatcagtgtgaggcaccgaagaagtataagaataaggatcagaagaacaagaagacagcaaacgctaccatgtctgatgacgatggTGAGGCGTTGGTCTTGAGTGTCAGTATTCCGATGGAATCGTGGGTATTGGATTTTGGAGCGTCGTTCCACTCCtgcagcaatgtggagataatggaagactacgtttctggcgattttgggaaggtacatttggctgatgacgagcccttagatatcatgggaaagggaaacgtgaaggtagtgaAATGGATCCGTGataaaactgaatggagtcagacacattcctggattgcagagaagtttgatttcgattgggcagcttgatgctgaagggtacaccgtgacgtttggctgcaacaattggaagattaccaagggagctatgatagtagctcgaggtaagaaggagggtacgttgtataccacaactaactccaaagattgcattgatattgcaagtgaggCAAATAATACAGATTTGAAGcactgtcgtcttggccacatgagcgagaaagggatgaagataatgtgctcaagaggtttactgcctggcctgaaaactgttgaagttggcctgagcgaggattgcgtgtttgggaaacagaaaagggtgagtttctcaagaggaggcagaaaattgaagacacagaagttggagatggtccacacggatctatggggaccagcacctgtgaagtccctaggaagctctgaatattatatgactttcattgacgactctactcgaaagctatgggtttattttctgaagagtaaatccgatgcgtttgacgcttttaggaagtggaaagcccttgttgaaactgaaaccgggctgaaggtgaagtgtctaagatccgataatagaggagaatatgaacttgcaaagttcaaggaGTACTGCACCGAGAATGGAATCcgcatggagaaaactgtgaaaggaactccacagcagaatggaatcgcagagcgcatgaacagaacgttg encodes:
- the LOC121785171 gene encoding 36.4 kDa proline-rich protein-like, translated to MGNPNLFQTLILLLNLGFLHLSLACPYCPNPSPKHPPKVKPPPPCPPESPPSHHHTPHVPKPPIHHPPNHPNPSPHVPKPPVPRPPLNPKPPHTPKPPIVYPPVNPKPPIVYPPVNPKPPIVYPPVNPKPPVVYPPVNPKPPVVYPPVNPKPPVVYPPVNPKPPVVYPPVNPKPPVVYPPVNPKPPVVYPPVNPKPPVVYPPVTPAPPTNPGPPTVTPPTTPTLPPPETPCPPPPPPVSPPQTCPTLKLDACVDVLGGLIHIGIGSGAKETCCPVLGGLLDLDAALCLCTTIKAKLLNINIIIPIALQLLLECGKTPPSGFQCAA